One Micropterus dolomieu isolate WLL.071019.BEF.003 ecotype Adirondacks linkage group LG23, ASM2129224v1, whole genome shotgun sequence DNA window includes the following coding sequences:
- the LOC123963883 gene encoding alpha-1A adrenergic receptor-like — MSLWTNGSSADLPGSNSSNGSQHRGAPGAAPLDLSRAVPVGMVLASFIMFAIVGNILVILSVVCNRHLRIPTNYFIINLAIADLLLGTTVLPVSATLEVLDYWVFGRIFCDIWAAVDVLCCTASIMSLCVISIDRYIGVRYPLQYPMIVTERRALLAMLGVWILAIVISIGPLLGWKQPPSQDDTVCLITEEPFYALFSSLGSFYIPLAVILAMYCRVYIVAKRTTKNLEAGMMKERQEDSNELTLRIHCRNHQIQELCPASKAGGGGASAARSTLTVKLLKFSREKKAAKTLGVVVGMFILCWLPFFLALPIGSFNSSLRPPETFFKVIFWLGYFNSCLNPIIYPCYSREFKQAFIRILRCRWKRKRQGWQAYYNYRCHQGSNNSSFLSGSQQTLSSISPSPRCVASRLRPSDRDLLPGQTGRGRPSSLSPLAKDAGTAMRIGSGR, encoded by the exons ATGAGTCTCTGGACTAACGGCTCCTCCGCGGACCTGCCGGGCTCCAACTCCTCCAACGGCTCCCAGCACCGCGGGGCCCCCGGCGCCGCCCCGCTGGACCTGAGCCGGGCCGTGCCGGTGGGCATGGTGCTGGCCTCCTTCATCATGTTCGCCATCGTGGGGAACATCCTGGTCATCCTGTCCGTGGTGTGTAACCGCCACCTGCGGATCCCCACCAACTACTTCATCATCAACCTGGCCATCGCGGACCTGCTGCTGGGGACCACCGTGCTGCCGGTGTCCGCCACGCTGGAG GTTTTGGATTACTGGGTCTTTGGTCGGATCTTCTGTGACATCTGGGCGGCGGTGGACGTCCTGTGCTGCACGGCGTCCATCATGTCTCTGTGCGTCATCTCCATCGACCGATATATTGGCGTCCGCTACCCGCTGCAGTACCCGATGATCGTCACCGAGAGGCGGGCGTTGCTCGCCATGCTGGGCGTCTGGATCCTCGCCATCGTCATCTCCATCGGCCCGCTGCTGGGCTGGAAGCAGCCGCCATCACAG GACGACACCGTGTGTCTCATCACGGAGGAACCGTTCTACGCCCTCTTCTCGTCGCTCGGCTCCTTCTACATCCCGCTGGCCGTCATCCTCGCCATGTACTGCCGCGTCTACATCGTGGCCAAGCGCACCACCAAGAACCTGGAGGCCGGCATGATGAAGGAGCGCCAGGAGGACTCCAACGAGCTCACCCTGAGGATCCACTGCAGGAACCACCAGATCCAGGAGCTGTGCCCCGCCTCCAAGGCCGGAGGGGGCGGGGCCTCGGCCGCACGCAGCACGCTCACCGTCAAACTGCTCAAGTTCTCCAGAGAGAAGAAGGCCGCCAAGACGCTGGGCGTGGTGGTGGGCATGTTCATCCTCTGCTGGCTGCCTTTCTTCCTGGCTCTGCCCATCG ggtCGTTCAACAGCAGCCTGCGTCCTCCTGAAACCTTCTTTAAAGTCATTTTCTGGTTGGGATACTTCAACAGCTGCCTGAACCCCATCATCTACCCCTGCTACAGCCGCGAGTTCAAACAG GCGTTCATCCGGATCCTTCGCTGTCGCTGGAAGAGGAAGCGTCAGGGCTGGCAGGCGTACTACAACTACCGCTGCCATCAAGGCTCCAACAACTCGTCCTTCCTGAGCGGCAGCCAGCAGACTCTGTCCTCCATCAGCCCCAGCCCGCGCTGCGTCGCCTCCAGACTCCGCCCCTCTGACCGAGACCTCCTTCCCGGACAGACGGGGAGAGGACGGCCGAGCTCCTTGTCCCCGCTCGCTAAGGATGCCGGGACGGCGATGCGGATCGGCTCGGGCCGGTGA